A region of Lycium barbarum isolate Lr01 chromosome 3, ASM1917538v2, whole genome shotgun sequence DNA encodes the following proteins:
- the LOC132630843 gene encoding protein FAR1-RELATED SEQUENCE 5-like produces MVHMLPSHRKINEVRAHEIDLAEDAGLFSKATFDFMSLQAGGRVNLGYIKLDQKNYLRTKRQKAMRQREAGALLECFEKKRIDDPSFFSAIQLDVDDMITNIFWVDSKMIIDYETFGDVLSFDTTYQMNREHRPLASFVGLNNHRKMVVFGGALMYDETSESFQWLFETFFKMMSGKKSKIIFTDQDAAISKAISLVMPKVHHRLCVWHMEQNATKYLNQIYKRYASFRGDFR; encoded by the exons ATGGTCCATATGTTGCCATCTCACAGAAAGATAAACGAAGTTCGGGCTCATGAAATAGATTTAGCAGAGGATGCTGGATTATTTTCTAAAGCAACATTTGATTTTATGAGTCTTCAAGCTGGCGGCAGAGTAAATTTGGGATACATCAAGTTAGATCAGAAGAACTACCTCCGAACAAAACGACAAAAAGCTATGAGACAAAGGGAAGCAG GAGCGCTATTAGAATGCTTTGAGAAGAAGAGAATtgacgacccatctttcttttctGCGATACAGTTGGATGTTGATGACATGATCACAAATATATTTTGGGTAGATTCAAAAATGATAATAGACTATGAGACTTTTGGAGATGTGCTCTCATTTGATACCACTTACCAAATGAATAGAGAGCACCGACCCTTGGCTAGTTTCGTTGGATTGAACAATCATAGGAAAATGGTCGTTTTCGGAGGTGCTTTAATGTATGATGAGACTTCAGAGTCATTTCAGTGGTTGTTTGAGACATTTTTCAAAATGATGTCcggaaaaaaatcaaaaataatttttacaGATCAAGATGCTGCTATAAGTAAGGCTATCTCACTCGTGATGCCTAAAGTTCATCACAGGTTGTGCGTCTGGCACATGGAGCAAAATGCAACTAAATATCTCAATCAAATTTATAAAAGATACGCTTCCTTTCGTGGTGATTTTAGATga
- the LOC132630844 gene encoding protein FAR1-RELATED SEQUENCE 1-like, translating to MLDEYNLRENEWLQGIYAFREKLFAAYGKNFFSGGMNSTQLSESLNGDLKDYLQSDYNIVQFFKHYDRAIEDKRYNELQDTCDASQRFPVLKAQVHILAHAREVYTSHVFAYFQDEYMKSLSMKVNRCEENNLSTMYKVSKHRHTREYIVKVTEIGHISCPCMKFESMGILFFHTIRILDVVRGVSRIPTEYILKRWTIDAKAEDIKEVDGQDIEIKDPKLITTNRYRVLCPIFVRLATKASETDDGYKEAIACANELSSKLKEIMKVTTPYLCTSSLGKD from the coding sequence ATGCTTGATGAATATAACCTTCGTGAAAATGAATGGTTGCAAGGAATATATGCATTTAGAGAAAAATTATTTGCGGCATACGGAAAGAATTTTTTTTCAGGTGGTATGAATAGCACACAATTGAGTGAAAGTTTGAATGGTGATTTGAAGGATTACTTGCAGTCTGATTACAATATCGTGCAATTTTTTAAGCATTACGATCGAGCAATTGAGGATAAGAGATATAATGAGTTGCAAGATACTTGTGATGCATCACAACGATTTCCAGTATTAAAAGCACAAGTCCATATTTTGGCTCATGCTAGAGAGGTATATACATCACATGTTTTCGCATATTTTCAAGATGAATATATGAAATCTTTGTCAATGAAAGTGAATAGATGTGAGGAGAACAATTTATCCACCATGTATAAGGTCAGCAAGCATAGGCATACTCGAGAGTATATTGTTAAGGTGACAGAGATAGGCCATATATCTTGTCCTTGCATGAAGTTTGAGTCCATGGGTATACTATTTTTTCATACAATAAGAATTCTCGATGTGGTAAGAGGAGTTAGTAGAATTCCAACTGAGTACATTTTAAAAAGGTGGACAATAGATGCAAAAGCCGAAGATATTAAAGAAGTTGATGGGCAAGACATAGAGATCAAGGATCCGAAGTTGATCACTACGAATCGTTATAGAGTTCTTTGTCCTATATTTGTTAGATTGGCAACAAAGGCTTCTGAAACAGATGATGGCTATAAGGAAGCAATAGCGTGTGCAAATGAGCTAAGTTCAAAATTGAAAGAAATCATGAAGGTGACAACTCCATATCTTTGTACTAGCAGTTTAGGAAAAGATTAA